Sequence from the Thermocoleostomius sinensis A174 genome:
GGTGATCCGTTACAGAAAACTGTGCGGCTTTTGGGAATTGATGCTCCCGATTGGTTACAGCAACAGCCATGGAGTCGGGTGGCCCGGCAGCGGTTAGAGACTTTAATTAAGCCAGACAACCGCGTGTTGCTGGAATTTGATGTTGAGACCGATCGCGTCACTTCCAATGGACAATCTTTGCGTCTGGCCTATCTTTGGCATCATCGTACCCTGCTGAATGAGGTACTGGTGGAGGAAGGGTTGGTATTGGCGCGATCGCGAGCGCCCAACCTCAAATATGAGCAGCGGCTGAGATATGCCCAAGAAAAAGCTCGGCTTCTAGGGCTAGGGATTTGGAATCCTAAACACCCCATGCGACAGGACCCCAGAGAGCTTGAAAAACTCTGAAGATTAATTATTGCAACGATTGCAACGGTGCAAACACGTCTGCCCAATCGATTGTGTCTGGTCTAGTGCCTTGATTGATAATTTCAAAGGTTTTGTTTGCGGTGATGGGATGGTTCAAACATTCGACACAAGCCGTTGCAACATCAATTCGACTGGTTTGTCCGTTCAGCCTGTCACCAGTTCCAAGCACTACACCTGTTTTGCCGCCCGTTGTGGCTTTCAGCAGGGTGTTGAGGTCATAGGATGTGAATGGCCCGTCAATCAACCGTCCTGGCCGCACGATCGTGTAGGGCAACCCCGACTGCACAATCGCCGTTTCGCCCTGTTGTTTGGCATCTAGCACTCCAAAGGCATTGAGTAGATTATAGGGTGGTTGATCTTTGCGCTCTACACCACAGGACGAGACAAAGACGAACCGTTTTAGGTCACGGGGGGCAGCAGCAACTAGATGGCGAACCCCTTCCGCATCTACTTGTTCTGGGCTGTTTCTGGCAACTCGACGACGGTAATCGGCATCGACATATATGCGACCCCATTCAAGAGCTTGTTGTAAAGGATTGTCAGCCTCGATCGCAAAATCCCATTTAGCCGAGGGAAAGGCTGTGGTTCCGGTGCAGCAGATTAGGTGGGTAATGCCTGGCATGGCGCTGGGCAGTGTCTCAGGTTTGCGAATGTCGCCGATCGCCACTTCTACTTGACTGTTGAACATCTGTTGCGCTTTCTGTGGATTTCGCGTTAGCACCCGCACCGCTCGCCCTGTTTCTAATAGCTTAGCAACTGTTAGTTGACCTACTCCTCCGGTTGCACCTGTCACCAAGACTCGATCGGACATCCCTATCACCTCTTCGTTTGAATGGTTAAATCCACAGCTATAGTAGCGGAAGGCAACCTGGGAACATATCTAACCTATCAAGCTTCATAACGGGCTTACCTTTTCCGCTGAGACGTAATTTGGTGTTGCTGATCGGATGGATCGCGTCAGGGTCTTTCGTGAAACGCTCTAACAGTTGGGGTCAAAGTTGGCAAATCACGCCCGAATTCAATCACACCCTTAATTTTTCGTTACAATCAATAAAAGATGCTTCAGTAACCCTTGCAATCTGCTCTTCATCCTGTTGCGTTATGTCTTCATTTCCCGCTCAGCCAACGTTGCCTCCGGAGATGACTCCATCTGAAACGAACCCATCTTGGAAGATTAAGCTGCTCTATGACGGAGACTGCCCGCTGTGTTTGCGCGAGGTCAACTTTCTGCGGAAGCGGGATGCAGGGCGGGGATTGGTCGCTTTAGTGGATATTGCCGATGACAATTACAACCCAGATGAGAACGGTGGTGTAGACTTTGAAACGGCGATGGGTCGCATTCATGCAGTGTTGCCAGATGGTACGGTCATTCGGGATGTGGAAGTATTTCGGCAAGTCTACGAGGCGCTGGGTATGGGCTGGATTTATGCTGTCACCAAGTTACCGCTTGTGGGCGCG
This genomic interval carries:
- a CDS encoding thermonuclease family protein is translated as MKLNFFRLFALCGLVGCCLCIVGCQRTIMPTGDWVQVTRVVSGQTIEVLDSTGGDPLQKTVRLLGIDAPDWLQQQPWSRVARQRLETLIKPDNRVLLEFDVETDRVTSNGQSLRLAYLWHHRTLLNEVLVEEGLVLARSRAPNLKYEQRLRYAQEKARLLGLGIWNPKHPMRQDPRELEKL
- a CDS encoding SDR family oxidoreductase produces the protein MSDRVLVTGATGGVGQLTVAKLLETGRAVRVLTRNPQKAQQMFNSQVEVAIGDIRKPETLPSAMPGITHLICCTGTTAFPSAKWDFAIEADNPLQQALEWGRIYVDADYRRRVARNSPEQVDAEGVRHLVAAAPRDLKRFVFVSSCGVERKDQPPYNLLNAFGVLDAKQQGETAIVQSGLPYTIVRPGRLIDGPFTSYDLNTLLKATTGGKTGVVLGTGDRLNGQTSRIDVATACVECLNHPITANKTFEIINQGTRPDTIDWADVFAPLQSLQ
- a CDS encoding thiol-disulfide oxidoreductase DCC family protein, translating into MSSFPAQPTLPPEMTPSETNPSWKIKLLYDGDCPLCLREVNFLRKRDAGRGLVALVDIADDNYNPDENGGVDFETAMGRIHAVLPDGTVIRDVEVFRQVYEALGMGWIYAVTKLPLVGALADWLYGLWAGWRLRLTGRPDLATIVAERNQRRCQSEGRCRSHS